A genomic stretch from Antarcticibacterium flavum includes:
- the dacB gene encoding D-alanyl-D-alanine carboxypeptidase/D-alanyl-D-alanine endopeptidase, with translation MVSKFRISRHTIFLFFFLSFLFLLFSSCSSTKIIDRTFKKSPSFEQGFAGLAVYDLTAGKMIYEHNASKYFTPASNIKLFSLYTGLKILGDSVPALKYEVRGDSVIFKGTGDPSFLNPDLQESKIAEFLRNRSETLYYFPPSFTEKYFGPGWSWDDYNSYYSVERSSFPVYGNRISVEFPAGAKVPRVSPGIFKDSIGPVTTSENFRGVRREMLSNKFSFDQNTSQRSQPQQVPVKYSPELLVNILRDTLQKEVVLLQDPKSQFRNPKTLYSLPVDSIYRRMMEVSDNFIAEQILLLAAGKIADTLKTEIAIAHMLENHLQDLPDEPQWVDGSGLSRYNLVTPRTMVALLRKIKAEAPVERLFGLMATGGVSGTLKNNYAAATPYIFAKTGTLRNNHSLSGFLRAKSGKILAFSFMNSNYVVPTSELKENMEVILKQLYERN, from the coding sequence ATGGTCTCCAAATTTCGAATATCACGGCACACTATTTTTCTCTTTTTCTTCCTCTCATTTTTATTCCTTTTGTTCTCGTCCTGTTCTTCAACTAAAATAATTGACAGGACGTTTAAGAAATCGCCTTCCTTTGAGCAGGGTTTTGCAGGTCTGGCAGTTTATGATCTTACAGCAGGAAAAATGATCTATGAACATAATGCCTCAAAATATTTCACCCCGGCTTCCAACATAAAACTCTTTAGCTTATATACAGGCTTAAAGATACTGGGAGACTCTGTTCCTGCTTTGAAATATGAAGTAAGGGGCGACTCTGTTATTTTCAAAGGAACAGGGGATCCTTCTTTCCTAAATCCTGACTTGCAGGAATCGAAGATTGCAGAGTTTTTAAGGAATCGCAGTGAAACACTTTATTATTTTCCTCCTTCTTTTACTGAAAAATATTTTGGGCCGGGATGGTCCTGGGACGACTATAATTCTTATTACAGCGTAGAAAGATCTTCTTTTCCCGTCTACGGAAATAGGATATCTGTAGAATTTCCTGCCGGTGCTAAAGTGCCGAGGGTAAGCCCGGGCATTTTTAAAGATTCCATTGGGCCTGTTACTACTTCAGAAAATTTTAGAGGTGTGCGAAGAGAGATGCTTTCCAATAAATTTAGTTTTGATCAAAATACCTCCCAACGTTCACAGCCCCAACAGGTTCCTGTGAAATACTCTCCCGAATTACTGGTAAATATATTACGAGACACGCTGCAAAAAGAGGTCGTCCTCCTGCAGGACCCTAAATCCCAGTTCAGAAATCCCAAAACCCTTTACAGTTTACCGGTGGATAGTATTTATAGACGTATGATGGAGGTGAGCGATAATTTCATTGCTGAGCAAATTCTGCTTTTGGCGGCAGGTAAGATTGCCGACACACTAAAAACAGAGATTGCAATAGCACACATGCTGGAAAATCATTTACAGGACCTCCCCGACGAGCCGCAGTGGGTAGATGGCTCGGGTTTATCAAGGTATAACCTTGTAACACCTCGTACCATGGTGGCCCTGTTGAGAAAGATCAAGGCTGAAGCTCCGGTAGAAAGACTTTTCGGTTTAATGGCTACCGGAGGAGTATCGGGCACCCTTAAAAACAATTATGCAGCCGCCACCCCATATATTTTTGCAAAGACCGGCACTTTAAGGAACAACCATAGCCTTAGCGGATTCTTACGCGCAAAATCGGGGAAAATCCTTGCTTTCAGTTTTATGAACAGCAATTATGTGGTGCCTACTTCAGAATTAAAGGAAAACATGGAGGTGATCCTGAAGCAGTTATATGAAAGGAATTAA
- a CDS encoding S66 peptidase family protein, whose amino-acid sequence MERRNFLRNLGTGGLAVSLSAFTLPQETFLTSSINKPDLPRRLKEGDTIGIVSPSSAIFETEPYEIAVETFEAMGLRVKLGQFVNNRYGHLAGTDEERAAELTEMFGDPQIDAIIALRGGSGAARILEKLDYELIAKNPKIFIGYSDITALHLAIYAKTGLVTFHAPLAVSTWNDFSYSNFRKVLFEAETVTYKNPAEKGKNLVVTKNRIRTIQPGKAKGELLGGNLSVLTGIMGSPYFPNNWDNKILYLEDVGEQIYAVDRMMSQLQLGGVLDKISGFVFGKCTDCKPGSGYGSLTMEEVIDHYIKPLNIPAYTGAMIGHIDDNSTIPNGLGAEIDASEGTIRLLQPAVI is encoded by the coding sequence ATGGAGAGAAGAAACTTTTTAAGAAATCTTGGAACAGGAGGACTCGCTGTTTCCCTTTCAGCTTTTACACTTCCGCAGGAAACATTCCTCACCTCATCAATAAATAAACCCGATCTCCCCCGGCGACTTAAAGAAGGTGATACTATAGGAATAGTAAGCCCTTCCAGTGCAATTTTTGAAACTGAACCTTATGAGATCGCGGTGGAGACCTTTGAGGCAATGGGCTTACGGGTGAAACTTGGACAATTTGTAAATAATCGATATGGGCATCTTGCGGGAACCGATGAGGAAAGGGCTGCAGAGCTTACTGAGATGTTTGGGGACCCTCAAATTGACGCTATCATCGCCCTTAGAGGTGGCTCTGGAGCAGCAAGGATCCTTGAGAAACTTGATTACGAACTCATTGCTAAAAACCCCAAGATTTTTATAGGGTATAGTGATATCACTGCCCTTCACCTGGCAATATATGCAAAGACAGGACTGGTTACCTTTCACGCACCTCTTGCTGTATCTACCTGGAATGACTTTAGCTATTCAAACTTTAGAAAAGTGCTTTTCGAGGCGGAAACGGTTACCTATAAAAATCCTGCTGAGAAAGGAAAGAACCTTGTGGTTACAAAAAACAGGATAAGAACTATACAGCCGGGTAAGGCAAAGGGAGAATTGCTTGGCGGCAACCTCTCTGTTCTCACCGGTATAATGGGTTCGCCTTATTTTCCTAACAACTGGGACAATAAGATCCTTTACCTCGAAGATGTGGGGGAACAGATCTATGCTGTGGACAGGATGATGTCCCAGTTGCAATTGGGTGGAGTACTTGACAAAATATCAGGATTTGTATTTGGAAAATGCACAGATTGTAAGCCAGGAAGCGGCTATGGTTCCCTCACGATGGAAGAAGTTATAGACCATTATATAAAACCATTAAATATTCCCGCATATACAGGCGCTATGATTGGACATATTGATGATAATTCAACAATTCCCAACGGGCTTGGTGCCGAGATTGATGCAAGTGAAGGAACTATAAGATTGTTACAGCCGGCGGTAATTTAA
- a CDS encoding helicase HerA-like domain-containing protein, translating into MENREEFIQHIQQGYSSKGDHIFMGAAMLDGQPVAEARVKIPLRTLNRHGLIAGATGTGKTKTLQILAENLSDKGIPCLLMDIKGDLSGIAKAAEDNEKLRSRHRLIDFEFTPQRSPVEILSLSDQPGVKLKATVSEFGPVLLSRILNLTDTQTGILGIIFQYCDNNHLPLLDLKDLKKILQYATDEGKEEFEKDYGRISKASTGAILRNIVSLEQQGGDRLFGEPSFEVHDLIRKTPEGKGYINILRLDDIQDKPKLFSTFMISLLAEVYSEFPEKGDAENPELILFIDEAHLIFKEASGALMDQLESIIKLIRSKGIGIYFVTQNPTDVPAEILSQLGLKIQHSLRAFTAKDRKAIKLTAENYPLSKYYDTKEVLTALGIGEALISALDDKGRPTPLAATMLRAPMSRMDILTEQELREITGSSTLARKYSGDIDRESAYELLNAKISKAEKEEARTKAKKERETISRTTTRKRGSQRQNPVIKVLTSATFIRGVMSILNKSFK; encoded by the coding sequence ATGGAAAACAGGGAGGAATTTATACAACATATTCAACAGGGTTATTCTTCCAAAGGAGACCATATCTTTATGGGAGCGGCGATGCTCGATGGACAACCGGTTGCAGAAGCCCGTGTAAAGATCCCGCTACGCACCCTTAACCGGCACGGTTTAATAGCCGGGGCAACAGGAACCGGAAAAACAAAAACCCTGCAAATACTTGCTGAAAATCTTTCAGATAAAGGGATCCCCTGCCTTTTAATGGATATTAAAGGTGATTTAAGCGGAATAGCCAAAGCTGCTGAAGATAATGAAAAATTAAGGAGCAGGCACAGGTTAATCGATTTCGAATTCACTCCCCAGCGCTCTCCTGTTGAGATCCTGAGCCTTTCAGATCAACCCGGGGTAAAGCTGAAAGCAACAGTAAGCGAGTTTGGACCCGTACTCTTAAGCCGTATCCTGAATCTTACCGATACCCAAACCGGTATTTTGGGCATAATCTTTCAATATTGTGACAATAACCACCTACCACTTCTGGACCTGAAGGACCTTAAAAAGATCCTGCAGTATGCCACAGATGAAGGTAAAGAAGAATTTGAAAAAGACTACGGGAGAATTTCCAAAGCTTCTACGGGAGCCATCCTTAGAAATATTGTTTCCCTGGAACAACAGGGCGGGGACCGCCTGTTCGGTGAACCTTCTTTTGAAGTCCACGATCTTATAAGGAAAACCCCAGAGGGGAAAGGTTACATCAACATCCTAAGACTGGATGACATACAGGATAAACCAAAGCTCTTTTCCACGTTTATGATAAGCCTGCTTGCAGAAGTATATTCTGAATTCCCTGAAAAAGGGGATGCTGAAAACCCGGAACTAATTCTATTTATAGATGAAGCGCATCTCATATTCAAAGAAGCATCTGGCGCGTTGATGGATCAACTGGAAAGCATCATAAAACTTATAAGGTCCAAGGGGATAGGGATCTATTTCGTAACTCAAAACCCTACAGATGTACCTGCAGAGATCCTAAGCCAGCTGGGACTTAAGATCCAGCACTCCCTGCGCGCTTTTACTGCAAAAGACAGGAAAGCCATAAAATTAACAGCAGAAAATTATCCTCTTTCTAAATATTACGATACCAAAGAAGTCCTTACGGCGTTAGGAATAGGGGAAGCATTGATCTCTGCTCTTGACGATAAAGGCAGGCCCACCCCGCTCGCTGCAACAATGCTGCGGGCACCAATGAGCAGAATGGATATACTTACAGAACAGGAATTAAGGGAGATCACCGGCTCCTCCACCCTGGCCAGAAAGTACAGCGGTGACATAGACAGGGAAAGCGCATATGAACTTCTAAACGCAAAGATATCAAAGGCAGAAAAGGAAGAAGCTCGCACTAAAGCAAAGAAGGAAAGAGAAACTATTTCCCGCACAACAACCCGAAAAAGAGGATCGCAAAGGCAAAACCCCGTTATCAAAGTCCTCACCAGTGCAACATTTATTAGAGGGGTGATGAGCATTTTAAATAAAAGTTTTAAATAA
- a CDS encoding helix-turn-helix domain-containing protein: MIKKIFLCASVAAIMAACGRDQDPFLIDSNRVGPLTKEIRINQLDSVFANDSIVRNTSGNRFLNATNDIEIYDREGSPLLILEPVQQFDSTSTVGYIQVLDPRFETAKGLNTKSTFGDVVKNYSISRIENTLNSAVVFIDELNMYLTIDKKELPSSLRFDTDSRINASQIPDDAKIKYFMISW; this comes from the coding sequence ATGATAAAAAAAATATTTCTGTGTGCAAGTGTGGCGGCGATTATGGCAGCCTGCGGCAGAGACCAGGATCCTTTCTTAATAGATTCCAATAGGGTTGGGCCTCTTACAAAAGAGATAAGGATCAACCAACTGGATTCTGTTTTTGCAAATGATTCCATAGTTAGGAATACCTCGGGAAATAGATTTCTAAACGCTACTAATGACATTGAGATCTATGACAGGGAAGGCTCTCCCCTTCTTATACTGGAGCCGGTGCAGCAGTTTGATTCAACTAGCACTGTTGGATACATACAGGTCCTTGATCCCAGATTTGAAACTGCCAAAGGCTTAAATACAAAAAGCACTTTTGGGGATGTGGTTAAGAATTACAGTATTTCCAGGATCGAGAACACATTAAACTCTGCAGTAGTATTCATAGACGAACTTAATATGTACTTAACTATAGATAAAAAGGAACTACCCTCCAGCCTTAGATTTGATACAGACAGCAGGATAAATGCTTCCCAGATCCCAGATGATGCTAAAATCAAGTATTTCATGATTAGCTGGTAG
- the rluF gene encoding 23S rRNA pseudouridine(2604) synthase RluF, translated as MQLTRINKYLSEAGYCSRREADKLIDKGRVTINGKVPEMGTKVAPGDLVEVDGKPISNKKEEQVYLAFNKPVGIVCTTDTGVEKDNIIDFINYPKRIFPIGRLDKASEGLIFLTNDGDIVNKILRARNNHEKEYVVTVDRPITSTFIKRMGSGVPILDTVTKKCEVEQLGKFDFRIILTQGLNRQIRRMCEYLGYEVTALKRIRIMNVQLDIPLGEWRDLTAEELQTIQKMVSSSTKTHEPATSSKKLKTEPVKNPAHNTSQKDKPKKFTPASRSRRKS; from the coding sequence ATGCAACTTACCCGAATCAATAAATATTTAAGTGAAGCAGGATATTGTTCCCGTCGCGAGGCAGATAAATTGATCGATAAAGGACGTGTCACCATTAATGGCAAAGTACCCGAAATGGGGACTAAGGTAGCCCCTGGAGATCTTGTAGAAGTAGATGGGAAGCCTATTAGTAATAAAAAGGAAGAACAGGTCTATCTTGCCTTTAACAAACCGGTGGGAATAGTATGTACTACAGACACTGGCGTGGAAAAGGATAATATCATAGATTTCATCAATTATCCAAAAAGGATCTTTCCCATAGGCCGGCTGGATAAGGCCAGTGAAGGATTGATATTTCTTACTAATGACGGCGATATTGTTAATAAGATCCTGCGGGCAAGAAATAATCACGAGAAAGAATATGTAGTGACTGTAGACAGGCCTATAACCTCGACTTTTATAAAGCGAATGGGCAGTGGAGTACCTATACTTGATACTGTTACCAAAAAATGTGAAGTGGAGCAACTGGGGAAATTTGATTTCAGGATCATCCTTACCCAGGGCCTTAACCGGCAAATTCGTAGAATGTGTGAGTACCTGGGTTATGAGGTAACCGCATTGAAAAGGATAAGGATCATGAACGTCCAGCTGGATATTCCATTAGGAGAATGGCGTGATCTTACTGCAGAGGAGTTGCAAACAATCCAGAAAATGGTTTCTTCATCTACAAAAACTCATGAGCCTGCTACTTCTTCAAAAAAATTAAAGACAGAACCTGTTAAAAACCCTGCACATAATACTTCTCAAAAGGATAAACCAAAAAAATTTACGCCTGCTTCCCGCTCCAGGAGAAAATCTTAA
- a CDS encoding VOC family protein, with protein MGKIQPFHLAIPVQNLEKNRIFYRDTLGCEEGRSSDHWVDFNFFGHQLVIHVQESSAEKAGKGNPVDGKDVPIPHFGVVLEWNDFQVFSEKLKKQHIDFVIEPYIRFKGKTGEQATMFFKDPSGNALEFKAFKDMSQLFAK; from the coding sequence ATGGGTAAAATACAACCATTTCACCTGGCTATACCTGTGCAGAACCTTGAAAAAAACAGGATCTTTTACAGAGACACCCTGGGGTGTGAAGAAGGGAGAAGCAGTGACCACTGGGTCGATTTTAATTTTTTTGGGCATCAACTCGTTATTCATGTCCAGGAATCAAGTGCTGAAAAGGCAGGAAAGGGAAATCCGGTAGACGGGAAAGACGTACCTATTCCTCATTTTGGAGTTGTATTGGAATGGAATGATTTCCAGGTATTTTCTGAAAAACTAAAAAAGCAGCATATAGATTTTGTTATCGAGCCATATATAAGATTTAAAGGTAAGACAGGCGAACAGGCTACAATGTTCTTTAAAGACCCTTCGGGCAATGCCCTTGAATTCAAGGCCTTTAAGGACATGAGCCAGTTGTTTGCAAAATAG
- a CDS encoding YkvA family protein, which produces MFGKKEKIVDEEYVSGEITKVDEGDVDVVMDNQEEIAKKISSSSALKKYTELGKVMFGMLQDYRKGIYTNVPWFTIAAIAFGLLYVLNPFDIIPDFIPGIGYVDDFAVLTFSLRFMETDLHNYLDWKLEEGEDEEEES; this is translated from the coding sequence ATGTTTGGGAAGAAAGAAAAGATCGTAGATGAAGAATACGTAAGTGGTGAGATCACTAAAGTTGACGAGGGAGATGTAGATGTTGTAATGGACAACCAGGAGGAGATAGCAAAAAAGATCTCGAGTTCCAGCGCCTTAAAGAAGTATACAGAGCTGGGTAAGGTTATGTTTGGGATGCTCCAGGATTATCGCAAGGGAATCTATACCAATGTGCCCTGGTTCACCATCGCGGCTATCGCTTTTGGATTATTATATGTGCTTAATCCATTTGATATTATCCCAGATTTTATACCGGGGATAGGATATGTAGATGATTTTGCTGTGCTCACCTTTAGTTTAAGATTCATGGAAACAGATCTTCACAACTATCTCGACTGGAAACTGGAAGAAGGAGAAGACGAGGAAGAGGAGTCTTAA
- a CDS encoding bifunctional 5,10-methylenetetrahydrofolate dehydrogenase/5,10-methenyltetrahydrofolate cyclohydrolase: MTILDGKKTSNDIKEEIAAKVSKMKERGEKVPHLAAIIVGSDGASMTYVNSKVQACKKVGFESSLYRLSSTVSELELLAKIQELNENDDIDGFIVQLPLPPQIDTQKVLNAVDPEKDVDGFHPTNFGKMALDMTSFIPATPFGILELLERYDIPTKGKHTVVIGRSYIVGRPMSILMGRSGFPGNSTVTLTHEFTKNITQIISQADIVIIAVGIPNFLKVEMIKDDAVIIDVGITRVPDEKAEKGYVIKGDVDFENVSKRASFITPVPGGVGPMTVSMLLKNTLLARENHRRKAKALSN, encoded by the coding sequence ATGACTATTCTTGACGGTAAGAAAACAAGCAATGATATAAAAGAAGAGATTGCTGCAAAGGTTTCCAAAATGAAGGAGCGCGGGGAGAAAGTTCCGCATCTGGCTGCAATAATTGTTGGGAGTGATGGTGCAAGTATGACCTATGTTAACAGTAAGGTGCAGGCATGTAAAAAAGTGGGCTTTGAATCTTCTTTGTACAGGTTATCCTCCACTGTAAGTGAACTTGAACTGCTGGCTAAAATACAGGAGCTCAATGAGAATGATGATATTGATGGTTTCATTGTGCAACTTCCATTGCCCCCGCAAATAGATACGCAAAAAGTCCTGAATGCTGTAGATCCAGAGAAAGATGTAGACGGTTTCCACCCTACAAATTTTGGAAAAATGGCTTTGGATATGACTTCCTTTATCCCGGCCACACCGTTTGGAATCCTGGAACTACTTGAGAGGTACGACATACCTACAAAGGGGAAACATACAGTAGTAATTGGGAGAAGTTACATTGTTGGTCGCCCTATGAGTATTTTGATGGGCAGGAGTGGTTTCCCTGGAAATTCAACTGTAACCCTTACTCATGAGTTCACAAAAAATATTACCCAGATCATATCTCAGGCAGATATAGTTATAATAGCCGTGGGAATCCCAAATTTCCTGAAGGTAGAAATGATAAAGGATGACGCTGTGATCATTGACGTGGGAATTACTCGCGTCCCAGATGAAAAAGCTGAAAAAGGTTATGTGATCAAAGGAGATGTGGATTTTGAGAATGTAAGCAAGCGGGCATCTTTTATAACCCCGGTACCTGGTGGGGTGGGGCCTATGACTGTTTCAATGTTGCTTAAGAATACCCTGCTGGCGAGGGAAAATCATAGAAGAAAGGCTAAAGCTCTTTCCAACTAA
- the ffh gene encoding signal recognition particle protein produces MFDNLSDKLDNALHVLKGHGQITEVNVAETLKEVRRALVDADVNYKIAKEFTGTVKEKALGQNVLTALKPGQLMVKLVKDELTQLMGGEAAGIDLSGNPSVILMSGLQGSGKTTFSGKLANYLKNKKTKKPLLVACDVYRPAAINQLHVVGDQVGVEVYSDEGNQDPVSIAKAAVAHAKQNGHNVVIIDTAGRLAVDEAMMTEIANIHSAIQPNETLFVVDSMTGQDAVNTAKTFNERLNFDGVILTKLDGDTRGGAAISIKSVVNKPIKFIGTGEKMDAIDVFYPDRMADRILGMGDVISLVERAQEQYDEEEARKLQKKIAKNQFGFDDFLNQLHQIKKMGSMKDLMGMIPGAGKMLKDVDIDDDAFKHVEAIIYSMTPEERSTPTVINASRKKRIAKGSGTSVQQVNQLLKQFNQMGKMMKMMQGGGGKKMMQMMKGMK; encoded by the coding sequence ATGTTCGATAATTTAAGTGATAAGTTAGATAATGCTTTACATGTTCTTAAGGGGCATGGACAAATAACTGAAGTAAATGTTGCCGAGACTCTTAAGGAGGTAAGAAGGGCACTTGTAGATGCCGATGTCAACTATAAAATTGCAAAGGAATTTACCGGTACGGTAAAGGAAAAAGCCCTTGGACAAAACGTATTGACGGCCTTAAAGCCGGGGCAATTAATGGTTAAGCTGGTAAAGGATGAACTTACCCAGTTAATGGGAGGGGAAGCAGCAGGTATTGACCTTTCGGGAAATCCTTCAGTGATATTAATGTCTGGATTGCAGGGTAGTGGTAAAACTACTTTCTCGGGGAAACTCGCAAATTATCTCAAAAATAAAAAAACTAAAAAGCCTTTGTTGGTTGCCTGTGACGTATACCGTCCCGCAGCGATCAATCAGCTACACGTAGTTGGGGACCAGGTTGGTGTTGAGGTTTACAGTGATGAGGGAAACCAGGATCCTGTAAGTATAGCAAAAGCAGCGGTCGCCCACGCAAAACAAAATGGTCATAATGTGGTCATTATAGATACAGCCGGTCGTTTGGCCGTGGATGAGGCGATGATGACAGAGATTGCGAACATTCACAGCGCTATCCAGCCTAATGAAACTCTTTTCGTAGTGGATTCCATGACAGGGCAGGACGCTGTAAATACTGCAAAAACTTTTAATGAGCGTCTTAATTTTGATGGGGTTATCCTTACAAAATTAGATGGTGACACCCGTGGTGGGGCAGCTATCTCCATTAAATCTGTAGTGAATAAGCCTATAAAGTTTATAGGTACAGGTGAAAAAATGGATGCCATAGATGTTTTCTACCCGGACCGTATGGCCGACAGGATCCTTGGGATGGGAGATGTGATATCTCTTGTTGAGCGTGCGCAGGAGCAATATGATGAGGAGGAAGCCAGGAAGCTTCAAAAGAAAATCGCTAAGAACCAATTTGGTTTTGATGATTTCCTTAATCAGCTGCACCAAATTAAGAAAATGGGGTCAATGAAAGACCTTATGGGAATGATCCCTGGAGCAGGTAAAATGCTTAAAGATGTGGATATAGATGATGATGCTTTTAAGCATGTTGAGGCTATCATTTATTCCATGACTCCAGAAGAAAGAAGTACCCCAACAGTTATCAACGCCAGTAGAAAGAAAAGAATTGCAAAGGGTTCAGGTACATCTGTTCAACAGGTGAATCAATTGCTCAAGCAGTTCAATCAAATGGGTAAAATGATGAAAATGATGCAGGGCGGCGGCGGAAAGAAAATGATGCAAATGATGAAGGGAATGAAGTAA